A genomic stretch from Camarhynchus parvulus chromosome 11, STF_HiC, whole genome shotgun sequence includes:
- the BCAR1 gene encoding breast cancer anti-estrogen resistance protein 1 isoform X2, translated as MNYLNVLAKALYDNVAESPDELSFRKGDIMTVLERNTQGLDGWWLCSLHGRQGIVPGNRLKILVGMYDKKQPQQQAPAPAQGQAPPQPSVPQPALPFHHQGGYTPLSPASQYTPMHPAYAPQGDNVYLMPVPTKGQQGLYPGSAPTGQFPPAPAKQPSTYPKQAPSHTFPNPGQEIYQVPPSLGQAAEAYPAGSASPPQDVYQVPPSAGQAQEIYQVPPSLDMRSWEGHKPQGKVLVPTRVGQVYVYDSPKGEQVEYDFPRHLISTGSQEIYDVPPVRGGVLSQFSQEVYDTPPMAVKGPNGQDPGQEIYDVPPSVEKNLHQTVYDVPPSVSKDVPDGPAREETYDVPPAFAKQKAFDPSRHPLILAQQEPYVPEDVYDVPPAAGKGAPELPLSHEIYDVPPSLKKLGGSSFPSQEVYDVPRDLHAPGKGSVDTEGEYIYDVPPQVDREAKGADGKRLSASSTGSTRSNISTSSLDVVPVKESAKGAGKEFSLDLDAAMETLAKLQSGVSSAVSYLMSFISTNWRSPEHMEANAANIRGAAEGVRTALRDLLEFARGAVGNAAQASDRSLYTKLSKQLQKMEEVYQALSRHGQALDACHWTPSALASSKPGTDDLEHFIMHSRGVPDDTKQLASFLHGNASLLFKRTKPAVESGGHGPPHPSDKASSIQSRPLPSPPKLLAQESPDGPYENSESGWMEDYDYVHLQGKEEFEKTQKELLEKGNIIRQSKDQLEHQQLKQFERLEQEVTRPIDNDLSNWSPPQHYSPARGGGTLCPADRQLLLFYLEQCEANLTTLTNAVDAFFTAVSTNQPPKIFVAHSKFVILSAHKLVFIGDTLSRQAKAQDVQHKVMHYSNLLCEMLKEIVMTTKAAALHYPSPSASKDMVERVKDLANSTQQFRMVLGQLAAM; from the exons ATGAACTACCTG AACGTGCTGGCCAAGGCGCTGTACGACAACGTGGCCGAGTCCCCGGACGAGCTCTCCTTCCGCAAGGGCGACATCATGACGGTGCTGGAGCGCAACACGCAGGGGCTGGATGGCTGGTGGCTCTGTTCGCTCCATGGCCGGCAGGGCATCGTTCCCGGGAACCGCCTCAAGATTCTCGTGGGGATGTACGACAAGAAGCAGCCGCAGCAGCAAGCGCCTGCCCCGGCACAGGGGCAGGCACCGCCGCAGCCATCTGTACCCCAGCCGGCTCTGCCCTTCCACCACCAAGGGGGCTACACCCCGCTGTCACCCGCCTCGCAGTACACCCCCATGCACCCTGCTTATGCACCCCAAGGGGACAATGTCTATCTGATGCCAGTCCCCACCAAGGGACAGCAGGGTCTGTACCCGGGCTCAGCACCCACTGGACAgtttcctcctgccccagctaAGCAGCCTTCCACCTACCCGAAGCAGGCACCTTCCCACACCTTCCCCAACCCCGGCCAGGAAATCTACCAGGTTCCCCCCTCCCTGGGCCAGGCAGCAGAGGCGTACCCAGCGGGCTCTGCCAGTCCCCCCCAGGATGTCTACCAGGTTCCTCCTTCAGCTGGTCAGGCTCAAGAAATCTACCAGGTGCCACCGTCATTGGAcatgaggagctgggaagggcacAAGCCCCAGGGCAAG gTGCTGGTGCCCACCCGTGTGGGCCAGGTGTATGTCTATGACTCCCCCAAGGGAGAGCAGGTTGAGTACGATTTCCCTCGCCACCTAATCTCCACAGGCTCCCAGGAGATCTATGATGTGCCACCTGTCCGAGGAGGGGTCCTGAGCCAGTTCAGCCAGGAG GTTTATGACACTCCTCCCATGGCAGTGAAGGGTCCCAATGGGCAGGACCCAGGGCAAGAGATCTACGACGTGCCCCCCAGCGTGGAGAAGAACTTGCACCAAACT GTGTACGATGTCCCCCCCTCAGTGAGCAAGGACGTGCCCGATGGCCCAGCGCGGGAGGAGACGTACGATGTGCCACCCGCCTTTGCCAAGCAGAAAGCCTTCGACCCCTCCCGCCACCCCCTGATCCTGGCCCAGCAGGAGCCCTACGTGCCAGAGGATGTCTACGATGTGCCCCCGGCAGCTGGGAAAGGTGCTCCTGAGCTGCCACTCTCCCATGAGATCTACGATGTGCCCCCCAGCCTCAAGAAGCTGGGGGGATCCAGCTTCCCCTCCCAGGAGGTGTACGATGTGCCCCGGGACCTGCACGCCCCAGGCAAGGGCTCAGTGGACACGGAGGGCGAGTACATCTACGACGTCCCACCACAAGTAGACCGCGAGGCCAAGGGTGCTGATGGGAAGCGCCTCTCGGcttccagcacaggcagcacccGCAGCAACATCTCCACATCCTCGCTGGACGTGGTGCCTGTGAAGGAGTCGGCTAAGGGAGCCGGCAAGGAGTTCTCCCTGGACTTGGATGCTGCCATGGAGACACTGGCCAAGCTCCAGAGTGGCGTCAGCAGCGCTGTCTCCTACCTCATGTCCTTTATCAGCACCAACTGGCGCAGCCCCGAGCACATGGAGGCCAATGCTGCCAACATCCGTGGGGCGGCCGAGGGTGTCCGGACGGCCCTCCGGGACCTGCTGGAGTTTGCCCGGGGGGCAGTGGGCAATGCTGCCCAGGCCTCTGACCGCTCTCTCTACACCAAGCTCagcaagcagctgcagaagatggaggaggTCTACCAGGCCCTGTCACGGCACGGCCAAGCGCTGGACGCTTGCCACTGGACCCCCAGTGCTCTGGCCAGCAGCAAGCCGGGCACAGACGACTTGGAGCACTTCATCATGCACTCACGTGGTGTTCCTGATGACACTAAGCAGTTGGCTTCCTTCCTGCATGGCAATGCCTCCCTTCTCTTCAAACGGACAAAGCCGGCGGTGGAGAGTGGTGGCCATGGGCCCCCTCACCCCTCCGACAAGGCCAGCAGCATCCAGTCACggcccctgccctcccctcccaaGTTGCTGGCCCAGGAGTCACCTGATGGGCCCTATGAGAACAGCGAGAGCGGCTGGATGGAGGATTATGACTATGTCCATCTCCAG GGCAAGGAGGAGTTTGAGAAGAcccagaaggagctgctggagaaaggcAACATCATCCGGCAGAGCAAGGACCAGCTGGAGCACCAGCAG CTGAAGCAGTTTGAGcggctggagcaggaggtgacGCGCCCCATTGACAACGACCTGTCCAACTGGAGCCCCCCCCAGCACTACAGCCCCGCGCGGGGCGGCGGGACACTGTGTCCTGCTGACcgccagctcctgctcttctACCTGGAGCAGTGCGAGGCCAACCTCACCACGCTCACCAATGCTGTCGATGCCTTCTTCACTGCTGTCAGCACCAACCAACCTCCCAAGATCTTTGTGGCCCACAGCAAGTTTGTCATCCTCAGTGCCCACAAGCTTGTCTTTATTGGGGACACGCTGTCTCGCCAGGCCAAGGCCCAGGACGTCCAGCACAAGGTGATGCACTACAGCAACCTCCTGTGTGAGATGCTCAAGGAGATCGTGATGACCACCAAGGCAGCTGCCCTTCACTACCCGTCTCCTTCTGCCTCCAAGGACATGGTGGAGCGTGTCAAGGACCTCGCCAACAGCACGCAGCAGTTCAGGATGGTGCTAGGCCAGCTGGCAGCCATGTGA
- the BCAR1 gene encoding breast cancer anti-estrogen resistance protein 1 isoform X1 has product MTPHRPAGPGSPPRRGALFQNVLAKALYDNVAESPDELSFRKGDIMTVLERNTQGLDGWWLCSLHGRQGIVPGNRLKILVGMYDKKQPQQQAPAPAQGQAPPQPSVPQPALPFHHQGGYTPLSPASQYTPMHPAYAPQGDNVYLMPVPTKGQQGLYPGSAPTGQFPPAPAKQPSTYPKQAPSHTFPNPGQEIYQVPPSLGQAAEAYPAGSASPPQDVYQVPPSAGQAQEIYQVPPSLDMRSWEGHKPQGKVLVPTRVGQVYVYDSPKGEQVEYDFPRHLISTGSQEIYDVPPVRGGVLSQFSQEVYDTPPMAVKGPNGQDPGQEIYDVPPSVEKNLHQTVYDVPPSVSKDVPDGPAREETYDVPPAFAKQKAFDPSRHPLILAQQEPYVPEDVYDVPPAAGKGAPELPLSHEIYDVPPSLKKLGGSSFPSQEVYDVPRDLHAPGKGSVDTEGEYIYDVPPQVDREAKGADGKRLSASSTGSTRSNISTSSLDVVPVKESAKGAGKEFSLDLDAAMETLAKLQSGVSSAVSYLMSFISTNWRSPEHMEANAANIRGAAEGVRTALRDLLEFARGAVGNAAQASDRSLYTKLSKQLQKMEEVYQALSRHGQALDACHWTPSALASSKPGTDDLEHFIMHSRGVPDDTKQLASFLHGNASLLFKRTKPAVESGGHGPPHPSDKASSIQSRPLPSPPKLLAQESPDGPYENSESGWMEDYDYVHLQGKEEFEKTQKELLEKGNIIRQSKDQLEHQQLKQFERLEQEVTRPIDNDLSNWSPPQHYSPARGGGTLCPADRQLLLFYLEQCEANLTTLTNAVDAFFTAVSTNQPPKIFVAHSKFVILSAHKLVFIGDTLSRQAKAQDVQHKVMHYSNLLCEMLKEIVMTTKAAALHYPSPSASKDMVERVKDLANSTQQFRMVLGQLAAM; this is encoded by the exons ATGACGCCGCACCGGCCGGCGGGGCCCGGCTCACCGCCCCGGCGCGGGGCTCTCTTCCAGAACGTGCTGGCCAAGGCGCTGTACGACAACGTGGCCGAGTCCCCGGACGAGCTCTCCTTCCGCAAGGGCGACATCATGACGGTGCTGGAGCGCAACACGCAGGGGCTGGATGGCTGGTGGCTCTGTTCGCTCCATGGCCGGCAGGGCATCGTTCCCGGGAACCGCCTCAAGATTCTCGTGGGGATGTACGACAAGAAGCAGCCGCAGCAGCAAGCGCCTGCCCCGGCACAGGGGCAGGCACCGCCGCAGCCATCTGTACCCCAGCCGGCTCTGCCCTTCCACCACCAAGGGGGCTACACCCCGCTGTCACCCGCCTCGCAGTACACCCCCATGCACCCTGCTTATGCACCCCAAGGGGACAATGTCTATCTGATGCCAGTCCCCACCAAGGGACAGCAGGGTCTGTACCCGGGCTCAGCACCCACTGGACAgtttcctcctgccccagctaAGCAGCCTTCCACCTACCCGAAGCAGGCACCTTCCCACACCTTCCCCAACCCCGGCCAGGAAATCTACCAGGTTCCCCCCTCCCTGGGCCAGGCAGCAGAGGCGTACCCAGCGGGCTCTGCCAGTCCCCCCCAGGATGTCTACCAGGTTCCTCCTTCAGCTGGTCAGGCTCAAGAAATCTACCAGGTGCCACCGTCATTGGAcatgaggagctgggaagggcacAAGCCCCAGGGCAAG gTGCTGGTGCCCACCCGTGTGGGCCAGGTGTATGTCTATGACTCCCCCAAGGGAGAGCAGGTTGAGTACGATTTCCCTCGCCACCTAATCTCCACAGGCTCCCAGGAGATCTATGATGTGCCACCTGTCCGAGGAGGGGTCCTGAGCCAGTTCAGCCAGGAG GTTTATGACACTCCTCCCATGGCAGTGAAGGGTCCCAATGGGCAGGACCCAGGGCAAGAGATCTACGACGTGCCCCCCAGCGTGGAGAAGAACTTGCACCAAACT GTGTACGATGTCCCCCCCTCAGTGAGCAAGGACGTGCCCGATGGCCCAGCGCGGGAGGAGACGTACGATGTGCCACCCGCCTTTGCCAAGCAGAAAGCCTTCGACCCCTCCCGCCACCCCCTGATCCTGGCCCAGCAGGAGCCCTACGTGCCAGAGGATGTCTACGATGTGCCCCCGGCAGCTGGGAAAGGTGCTCCTGAGCTGCCACTCTCCCATGAGATCTACGATGTGCCCCCCAGCCTCAAGAAGCTGGGGGGATCCAGCTTCCCCTCCCAGGAGGTGTACGATGTGCCCCGGGACCTGCACGCCCCAGGCAAGGGCTCAGTGGACACGGAGGGCGAGTACATCTACGACGTCCCACCACAAGTAGACCGCGAGGCCAAGGGTGCTGATGGGAAGCGCCTCTCGGcttccagcacaggcagcacccGCAGCAACATCTCCACATCCTCGCTGGACGTGGTGCCTGTGAAGGAGTCGGCTAAGGGAGCCGGCAAGGAGTTCTCCCTGGACTTGGATGCTGCCATGGAGACACTGGCCAAGCTCCAGAGTGGCGTCAGCAGCGCTGTCTCCTACCTCATGTCCTTTATCAGCACCAACTGGCGCAGCCCCGAGCACATGGAGGCCAATGCTGCCAACATCCGTGGGGCGGCCGAGGGTGTCCGGACGGCCCTCCGGGACCTGCTGGAGTTTGCCCGGGGGGCAGTGGGCAATGCTGCCCAGGCCTCTGACCGCTCTCTCTACACCAAGCTCagcaagcagctgcagaagatggaggaggTCTACCAGGCCCTGTCACGGCACGGCCAAGCGCTGGACGCTTGCCACTGGACCCCCAGTGCTCTGGCCAGCAGCAAGCCGGGCACAGACGACTTGGAGCACTTCATCATGCACTCACGTGGTGTTCCTGATGACACTAAGCAGTTGGCTTCCTTCCTGCATGGCAATGCCTCCCTTCTCTTCAAACGGACAAAGCCGGCGGTGGAGAGTGGTGGCCATGGGCCCCCTCACCCCTCCGACAAGGCCAGCAGCATCCAGTCACggcccctgccctcccctcccaaGTTGCTGGCCCAGGAGTCACCTGATGGGCCCTATGAGAACAGCGAGAGCGGCTGGATGGAGGATTATGACTATGTCCATCTCCAG GGCAAGGAGGAGTTTGAGAAGAcccagaaggagctgctggagaaaggcAACATCATCCGGCAGAGCAAGGACCAGCTGGAGCACCAGCAG CTGAAGCAGTTTGAGcggctggagcaggaggtgacGCGCCCCATTGACAACGACCTGTCCAACTGGAGCCCCCCCCAGCACTACAGCCCCGCGCGGGGCGGCGGGACACTGTGTCCTGCTGACcgccagctcctgctcttctACCTGGAGCAGTGCGAGGCCAACCTCACCACGCTCACCAATGCTGTCGATGCCTTCTTCACTGCTGTCAGCACCAACCAACCTCCCAAGATCTTTGTGGCCCACAGCAAGTTTGTCATCCTCAGTGCCCACAAGCTTGTCTTTATTGGGGACACGCTGTCTCGCCAGGCCAAGGCCCAGGACGTCCAGCACAAGGTGATGCACTACAGCAACCTCCTGTGTGAGATGCTCAAGGAGATCGTGATGACCACCAAGGCAGCTGCCCTTCACTACCCGTCTCCTTCTGCCTCCAAGGACATGGTGGAGCGTGTCAAGGACCTCGCCAACAGCACGCAGCAGTTCAGGATGGTGCTAGGCCAGCTGGCAGCCATGTGA